The Deltaproteobacteria bacterium DNA window CGAAAGCTGCCCCGGCCTTCATCGCACATCCAGTACTTGTTCACCGCCTCGTTCTCGCGCGGGCGAAAACGGAACACTTGGCCGCGGCGGTGATGGACGTCGATGTTGCAGCCGGTGGCGCACGCGGTGCACACCGAGGCGGTGTGGTCGAGGTACCACACGCGTGCTTGGAAACGGAACTCCTTGTTAGTCAGAGCGCCGACCGGGCAGATATCGACGATGTTGCCGGAGTACGGGTTGTCGACGCGCTGGCCTGGGAAGATGTCGATGCGGTTCTGCGTGCCGCGCTGGAAGATGCCCAGCTCGCGGGTCTTGGTGACCTCGTCGAGAAAGCGCACGCAGCGGGTGCAGAGGATGCAGCGCTCCTGATCGAGCATGATCAGGCGGCCAACGTCGAGCGCCTTGCCCTTGCGGAGCTTCTCGGCCAGCGGCATCCGACTCGGCTGGCGGTCGTGATCCATGTAGTAGTCTTGCAGCTTACACTCGCCGGCCTGGTCGCAGATGGGGCAGTCGATCGGATGGTTGAGCAGGAGGAACTCGAGCACTCCCGCGCGCACTTGCTTGACGCGCTCGCTCTGCGTGCGCACCACCATGCCCTCGCCCGCCCGGGTGTTACAGGCGATTTGCAGCTTCGGCATCTTCTCGATTTCGACCAGGCACATGCGGCAGTTGCCGGCGACGGAGAGGCCGGGGTGATAGCAATAGTGCGGGATCTCGATGCCGAGCTGCTCGGCGGCTTGGATCAGATTGGTGCCGTCCGCCACCGTGAGCTGCTGGCCGTCGATTTCTAGTGTCGGCATGGTTCACCCACTTACGAAGCCGCGGCTTGGTGCGGGCGGGCGGCGAGCCGTTGCGGGCAGCCGCCCAGGCGCAAGTGCTCTTCGAACTCGTCGCGGAACTTGGCGATGAAGCTCTTCACCGGCATGGCGGCGGCGTCGGCGAGCACACAGACGGTGTTGCCCATCATGTTGTCGGCCACTTGCAACAGCAGCTCGAGGTCGCGCGGGTCGGCGCCGCCGTCTTCGAGATGCGTGAGCAGGCGGTAGAGCCAAGGGGTCCCTTCGCGGCAAGGGGTACATTGGCCGCACGACTCGTGGGCGTAGAAGTGGGCGATCACCTTGAGCGCCTTCACCATGCAGGTGTCTTCGTCCATGACGATGACGCCGCAGGAGCCCAGCAGCGAGCCGGCCTTGGCCACCGACTCGAAATCCATCGCCACGTCGATCTCGTCGGCGCGCAGCACCGGCACCGACGAGCCGCCGGGGATTACCGCCTTGAGGCGCTTGCCGCCCGAGATGCCGCCGGCGAAGTCGTAGATCACCTCGCGCAGCGGCGTGCCCATCGGCGCCTCGTAGACGCCGGGGCGCTGGACGTGGCCGCTGACGCAGAACAGCTTGGGCCCCGGCGACTTCTCCGGTCCGATCGCTTTGAACCACTTGGCGCCGCGGTTGATGATCGGCACCACACAGGCCAGCGTCTCGACGTTGTTGACGATAGTGGGGGCACCGAAGATGCCGTAGGTGGCCGGAAACGGCGGCTTCACCCGCGGGTAGGCGCGCTTGCCTTCGAGCGCTTCGATCAGCCCGGTCTCCTCGCCGCAGATGTACGCTCCCGCCCCGCGGTGCACGTAGACCTCGAGCGCGTAGCCGGTGCCCAAGATGTTGTCACCGAGATAGCCGCGCGCGCGGGCTTCGGCCAGCGCCTCCTCCAGCCGCTGGGCGCCGCGGGCAAACTCACCGCGGATGAAGATATACGCCGTGTGACAGCCGATGGCGTAGGCGGAGATGATGATGCCTTCGAGCAGCAGGTGGGGGTTGTGCTCGATGATCTGGCGATCCTTGAAGGTGCCCGGCTCGCTCTCGTCGGCGTTGCACAGCAGGTAGGTCTTGGGCGCGTTCTTCGGCAAAAAGCCCCACTTCACGCCGGTGGGAAAGCCGGCGCCGCCGCGGCCGCGCAGGCCCGAGTCCTTCACTTCTTCGGTGATCTGCGCCGGCTGCATCTCGGTCAGGGCCTTGCGAACGGCGCTGTAACCGCCGTCGGCCTCGTAGACTTCGAGGCGCCGGAGATCGGGCACCTGCTCGTGGCGCAGGAGAATCTTCTCGCTCATGAGCGCTCGCGGTGGGGCGCGCCGTCAGCTGGGCTCGGCCACGGCGGCGAGCAGCTTCTGTTTTTGACGCTGGATCTTGCGCTGCAGCGCCATCAGCGCGTCGAGCACCGTCTCGGGCCGCGGCGGACAGCCGGGGACGTAGACGTCCACCGGAATGATGCGGTCGATCCCGGGCAGGGTGGAGTAGTTGTCGTAGAAGCCGCCGGTCGAGGCACAGGCGCCGAACGACATAACCCACTTGGGCTCGGCCATCTGGTCGTAGACGCGCTTGAGGATCGGCGCTTGCCGGCAAGTGACCGTGCCGATGACCATCAGCAGGTCCGACTGGCGCGGGGTGAAGCGGGGCAGCAAGGCGCCGAAGCGGTCGATATCGTATGGCGCCATCGAGATCGACATGAACTCCATCGCGCAACAGGCGGTGGCAAACGGGTACGGGAAGAGCGAAAACTTGCGGGCCCAGCCCAGGGCTTTGTCCACCGTGGTGAGCACCACACTATCAGCCAGCAGGGCCTCGGGCCCTTGCCCAATCGACGCGGTCGGCTTTGCCATGTGACTCCCAGGTCGCGGCGAGCCGCGACTCCGAAGTTGCGCGACCTTTATCACTTAGGACCCGGTAGTCAACGCGCCGCGGCGGCACGGCCACTAATGGTCGAGCGCGGCGGGCTTATCGCGTGCAACCGCTGCCTCCCGGTTCCCTTTTGCTTGCGATCATGGTTCAACTCACGCTGCGTGAGCGACTTCATCAACCTCTGGCTGCACCTGCTCGGCCTGGCTGCGTACTTCGGCGCCACCCTGGCCGTGCTGCTGATGGTCTTGCCGCCGGCGATGGCGCAGCCCGACCCGGCAGTGCGCCGGCGCCAGCTCGCCGCCGCGTTGCAGGTTTACAACCCCTTGGTGATTGCCGCGCTGGGCGTGGCACTGATGACCGGCGCCTTCAATCTAACCAGCTACAAGGCCGCGCTACGCGGCGCCTTCTTTACGGAACTGGGCTCGTTGCTGGTGTGGAAGCTCGGCCTCGCCTTCGTGCTGATCATGCTGGCAACCTACGGCGCCTTCGGGCTCGGACACCGCCTGGTGCGCTTTGAGCAGTGGGGCGAGCCGGTGGAGGCGGACAAAGAGGCCGCCATGATCCGCCGCCTGCGGGCAACCTTGCTGCTGGCGCTCGTGCTCACCGCGATGATCACCGCACTGGGCTTGCGCCTTGCGCCGCGCGGATTGCCCACGCCGCCTCCGGTGCAGCCGAAGCAAACTTCCGCCTGAGAACGGCAGCGCGGGCGGCAGTTCGGGAGAGGATGCCATGGAAGTTTTCAAACACGCCGGCAGCCTGGCGGCGTTCGCGCCGGCCAAGCTGCAGAAGGTCAACCTCTTCGATAGCGAGCGCATGTTCTGCGATGTCTACGGCCTCGAGCCGGGGCAGGAGCAGAAGGCCCATAGCCATGCGGGCAGTGACAAGGTCTACTACGTCATCGCCGGCAGCGGGCGGTTGCAGATCGGGGCCGAGAGCCGGGAGGTCGGCGCGGGCCACGCGGTGTTTGCCCCCGCCGGCTCCAGCCACGCGGTGCACAACCCCGGGCCGGAGCGGCTGACCCTGCTGGTGTTCATGGCGCCCAAGCCCTCGTAGCCCGAGCCCAGGCGTTGCGGCGCCGGGCCTCGGGTGCTAAGGTCCGGCCGCAAATTCGCCGGACAGCCGCGCATCATTTCCATCCCGTTGGAGGTTACCCTCTCATGCTGATTCCAGCCACCCATCTTCGTGTCGGTATGGTCATCAACTACCAGAACGACCTCTACCGCATCACGAACGTCGTCCACGTAACCCCGGGCAATTGGCGCGGCATGGTGCAAACCAAGATGCGCAGTATCCGTACCGGCACGCAGACCGAAAACCGCTTCCGCTCGGAAGATAAGGTCGACCGCATCACCTTCGAGCAGCACGAGATGGAGTTCCTCTACCACGACGGCGACGACTACCACTTCATGAATACGGAGAACTACGAGCAGATCGCCATGAACGCCGAGGACCTCGGCGACGTGGTCAACTACCTCATCCCCAACTCGAAGATCCAGGTGGATTTCTACGAAGAGAAGCCCGTCGGCGTCTCGCTGCCCAAGACCGTCGATCTCAAGGTCACCGAGACCGCCCCCGGCCTCAAGACCGCCACGGTGACCAACGTACTCAAGCCCGCCACCACCGAGACCGGCCTGGTGGTGCAAGTCCCCAACTTCATCAATGAAGGCGACATGATTCGCGTCGATACCGACACCGGCGAGTACCTTTCGCGCGCGAAGTGAGGCCGCGCTCAAGCAACGCGGCCGAGCGCAATAGTCACCGCTGCTCGCGCCAGCCGAACGCCTGCCCGGCCCGCTCGGCGATCGCTTCGCCGATCAGCAACGAGGCGGTAGCGGCGGGGGATGGGGCGTTGAGGACGTGGATCACGCGCTCGCCCGCTTGAATCGCGAAGTCATCGACCAGCGCACCGCTGGGATCGAGCGCTTGTGCCCGCACCCCGGCACCGCCGGGCTCAAGATCGCTTTCGTGCAGCTCCGGCAGCAGGCGTTGCAGGGCGCGCACGAAGGCGCGCTTGCTGAAAGAGCGGTACATCTCCCCGAGTCCAGTGCGCCAGAATTTGGCGGCCAGGCGGATGAAGCCGATGAAGGTCAGCGCCTCCCAGGCATCGCGCGGATTGAAGTCGGTCTTGCCGTAGCCTTCGCGCTTGAGGCTGAGCACCGCGTTCGGACCGGCTTCGACGCCGCCGCCGATCATGCGCGTGAAGTGTACCCCGAGGAACGGAAAGGCCGGGTCGGGCACCGGGTAGATCAGCGCCTGCACCAGCGACTGCCGCTCCGGCAGCAAGCGGTAGTACTCACCGCGAAAGGGCACGATGCGCAGCGGCGGTTGAAAACCTGCCAGGCGGGCGATGCGGTCGCAGTGCAAGCCGGCGCAATTGATCAGATTGCGCGCCCGCACGCCG harbors:
- a CDS encoding (2Fe-2S)-binding protein, yielding MPTLEIDGQQLTVADGTNLIQAAEQLGIEIPHYCYHPGLSVAGNCRMCLVEIEKMPKLQIACNTRAGEGMVVRTQSERVKQVRAGVLEFLLLNHPIDCPICDQAGECKLQDYYMDHDRQPSRMPLAEKLRKGKALDVGRLIMLDQERCILCTRCVRFLDEVTKTRELGIFQRGTQNRIDIFPGQRVDNPYSGNIVDICPVGALTNKEFRFQARVWYLDHTASVCTACATGCNIDVHHRRGQVFRFRPRENEAVNKYWMCDEGRGSFRRLHSERRLLKPMIREGGEWVGAAAEAAQGLLVRALHEVRDRYGAHCIGALVSAQASNEEAYLFARLFREGFAGSRLAGLSWSPAQASRDDFLIDADKNPNTAGLRALGLSPDAPAILRAAEAGELKALVLWRADLAPSQGQEWLDQVAEKLDFVAVIDTDGHATAEIADVLLPIATVVETTGTFTNRTRRVQLARRAFVPPAQALEGWELLSHLGRRAAGWKLYPSAEAVFSELARNTPAFAALDYAAIGVHGAELAA
- the nuoF gene encoding NADH-quinone oxidoreductase subunit NuoF produces the protein MSEKILLRHEQVPDLRRLEVYEADGGYSAVRKALTEMQPAQITEEVKDSGLRGRGGAGFPTGVKWGFLPKNAPKTYLLCNADESEPGTFKDRQIIEHNPHLLLEGIIISAYAIGCHTAYIFIRGEFARGAQRLEEALAEARARGYLGDNILGTGYALEVYVHRGAGAYICGEETGLIEALEGKRAYPRVKPPFPATYGIFGAPTIVNNVETLACVVPIINRGAKWFKAIGPEKSPGPKLFCVSGHVQRPGVYEAPMGTPLREVIYDFAGGISGGKRLKAVIPGGSSVPVLRADEIDVAMDFESVAKAGSLLGSCGVIVMDEDTCMVKALKVIAHFYAHESCGQCTPCREGTPWLYRLLTHLEDGGADPRDLELLLQVADNMMGNTVCVLADAAAMPVKSFIAKFRDEFEEHLRLGGCPQRLAARPHQAAAS
- a CDS encoding NADH-quinone oxidoreductase subunit B, with translation MAKPTASIGQGPEALLADSVVLTTVDKALGWARKFSLFPYPFATACCAMEFMSISMAPYDIDRFGALLPRFTPRQSDLLMVIGTVTCRQAPILKRVYDQMAEPKWVMSFGACASTGGFYDNYSTLPGIDRIIPVDVYVPGCPPRPETVLDALMALQRKIQRQKQKLLAAVAEPS
- a CDS encoding cupin domain-containing protein, with translation MEVFKHAGSLAAFAPAKLQKVNLFDSERMFCDVYGLEPGQEQKAHSHAGSDKVYYVIAGSGRLQIGAESREVGAGHAVFAPAGSSHAVHNPGPERLTLLVFMAPKPS
- the efp gene encoding elongation factor P; this translates as MLIPATHLRVGMVINYQNDLYRITNVVHVTPGNWRGMVQTKMRSIRTGTQTENRFRSEDKVDRITFEQHEMEFLYHDGDDYHFMNTENYEQIAMNAEDLGDVVNYLIPNSKIQVDFYEEKPVGVSLPKTVDLKVTETAPGLKTATVTNVLKPATTETGLVVQVPNFINEGDMIRVDTDTGEYLSRAK
- the lhgO gene encoding L-2-hydroxyglutarate oxidase, whose amino-acid sequence is MPEAEAVIIGGGIVGLATALAVSRRYPQAPPLVLEKEGALAQHQTGHNSGVIHSGLYYRPGSLKAQMTVAGARRLVAFCHEHGLAHELCGKVVVATTPAELPRLEELRRRGLANGVQLEEIGRERLREIEPHAAGLKALHVPATGIVDYVAVAQKYAEIVRHRGGEVRTAARVLAIARDGGGWAIETNGGGVRARNLINCAGLHCDRIARLAGFQPPLRIVPFRGEYYRLLPERQSLVQALIYPVPDPAFPFLGVHFTRMIGGGVEAGPNAVLSLKREGYGKTDFNPRDAWEALTFIGFIRLAAKFWRTGLGEMYRSFSKRAFVRALQRLLPELHESDLEPGGAGVRAQALDPSGALVDDFAIQAGERVIHVLNAPSPAATASLLIGEAIAERAGQAFGWREQR